Proteins encoded by one window of Ulvibacter sp. MAR_2010_11:
- a CDS encoding DUF922 domain-containing protein has protein sequence MKLLIALFFISLMTFSSENNTEKIAWSEDYKLSWADFQGIPNGGSSFVASTNSGMSFSFSYGSKNGVIEYDFTIESNFYPKLSWYRRGAVSDYILQHEQTHFDISELHTRIFRKRMEEATFSGKIKAEVYALYEKTEAERKEMQRRYDEETNHSQIQASEAAWQIFVAKQLREYGRWK, from the coding sequence ATGAAACTACTCATTGCTCTTTTTTTCATAAGTCTTATGACTTTTTCTTCAGAAAACAACACGGAAAAAATTGCGTGGAGCGAAGATTATAAACTTTCCTGGGCCGATTTCCAAGGAATCCCAAATGGGGGGAGTAGTTTTGTAGCAAGTACCAATTCGGGGATGTCTTTTTCATTTTCGTATGGTTCGAAGAATGGCGTGATTGAATACGATTTTACAATTGAAAGTAATTTCTATCCCAAACTTTCATGGTACCGAAGAGGAGCTGTATCAGATTATATTTTACAGCACGAACAAACACATTTCGATATTTCGGAATTGCACACGCGTATTTTCAGAAAAAGAATGGAGGAAGCCACCTTTTCAGGAAAGATAAAGGCCGAAGTCTACGCCTTGTATGAAAAGACCGAAGCTGAAAGAAAAGAAATGCAACGGCGCTACGACGAAGAAACCAATCATTCACAAATACAGGCGTCTGAAGCAGCATGGCAGATTTTTGTTGCCAAACAACTCAGAGAATATGGCCGCTGGAAATAA
- a CDS encoding OsmC family protein, whose amino-acid sequence MSTAKVTYVGNLRTECEHLNSGRTYITDAPVDNNGKGEAFSPTDTVATGLANCMLTTMGIKAMGLNIILDGSTALVTKTMAANPRRISKIEVVMDLPANIDRKSQQILENTANTCPVHYSLHPDIVRSVVFNWG is encoded by the coding sequence ATGAGCACAGCAAAAGTAACCTACGTGGGTAATCTTCGTACAGAATGCGAACACCTGAATTCGGGAAGAACATATATTACAGACGCGCCCGTCGATAACAATGGAAAAGGAGAGGCTTTTTCTCCAACCGATACGGTCGCTACCGGACTTGCCAATTGTATGCTAACCACCATGGGGATTAAGGCCATGGGGTTGAATATTATCTTGGACGGATCAACAGCCTTGGTTACAAAGACAATGGCTGCAAACCCGCGACGGATTTCAAAAATTGAAGTGGTGATGGACTTACCTGCAAATATTGACAGGAAGTCTCAGCAGATTCTTGAAAATACCGCAAATACATGTCCGGTGCATTATAGCTTGCATCCGGATATTGTACGAAGTGTTGTATTTAATTGGGGATAA